The proteins below are encoded in one region of Solenopsis invicta isolate M01_SB chromosome 8, UNIL_Sinv_3.0, whole genome shotgun sequence:
- the LOC105204216 gene encoding uncharacterized protein LOC105204216, with translation MKILKKVAILDMLSISKIQSMRAARKIMMNHVQKKKLLENFPDDSEFTITNTVHTRKIAKYPTVLATFDCPVLTDNAIIHNNTIKKNGHDVNKTKSAVFEKVVVVEQNKLPYEHTKSAMNNKEQSAVQTSENQPIDFNRAFSEIFRKLNKLMQEIQAIKEDVAEIKQKFNNDSKHNTTNLNLTNREIIDGKKIYIETLEEMNKMEIELENPEFFQKVGTALYQIGGDCVKNITRNVLFQLMSNEIAAEFSWAGIRGKKGFKDLNLTKLVQVVVQSQRTNSLETEIDIIIGKWLVQAPLRCKREKAKTNRPSTSKSKTTDDGTHDDDI, from the exons atgaaaatattaaaaaaagtcgCCATTCTAGACATGTTGTCAATTTCGAAGATACAGTCGATGAGAGCAGCTCGGAAAATAATGATGAaccatgtacaaaaaaaaaagttgctcgAGAATTTTCCGGACGACTCGGAATTTACTATCACAAACACCGTGCATACaagaaaaatagcaaaatatccAACTGTCTTGGCGACCTTTGACTGCCCAGTTCTAACCGACAAtgcaataatacataataatacgattaaaaaaaatggacaTGACGTTAATa aaacgaAATCCGCAGTATTTGAAAAAGTGGTTGTAGTAGAGCAAAATAAATTGCCATATGAACACACCAAATCTGCTATGAACa acAAAGAACAATCTGCAGTACAAACTTCTGAAAATCAACCTATAGATTTTAAta GAGCATTTTcggaaatttttagaaaactaaataaattaatgcaaGAGATACAAGCAATCAAAGAAGATGTCgcagaaataaaacaaaaatttaataatgattctAAGCACAAcactacaaatttaaatttaacaaatcgAGAAATAATAGAcgggaaaaaaatttacatcgaAACGTTGGAGGAAATGAATAAAATGGAGATTGAGCTAGAAAACCCTGAATTCTTCCAGAAAGTT GGTACAGCTCTTTATCAGATTGGCGGCGACTGTGTCAAAAACATTACCCGCaacgttttatttcaattaatgtcTAACGAAATTGCAGCGGAGTTTAGTTGGGCAGGAATTAGAGGAAAAAAAGGTTTCAAAGATTTGAACCTGACAAAACTAGTTCAAG ttgtggTGCAGAGTCAAAGAACAAATAGTTTGGAGACAGAAATAGATATCATTATTGGAAAATGGCTAGTTCAAGCCCCATTAAGATGCAAAAGAGAAAA AGCAAAAACCAACAGACCATCAACGTCAAAAAGTAAAACAACTGATGATGGCACCCATGATGATgacatttaa